One endosymbiont 'TC1' of Trimyema compressum genomic window, ACGGAAGGTTCCTGCATTACGACGCCTTCTCCGCGGATATACACTAATATATTAGCTGTTCCTAAATCTATCCCTAAATCCTTTACTCCGAAACCAAACATGTTTCCACTCCTTTTTTTGATTTATATTTCTCCTGTTAAAAACAGGATTTAATTTCAAAATTTGCTGATATTTTCCGACCATTAGCCATCCTTTATTATAACATAAAAAAAGAGTTGGGGATATCCTCAACTCTTACTTTTTACACATTCTTTAAACTTGAAAAGATACCACATATCATTATACCATAGACTATATCATTCCTTCTTCCTTAAAGCTAAAATAATTGCCTTTTCCAATAATTACATGATCAATAACATCTATGCCAAGCAAAATACCTCCTTTGACAATTCTCTCAGTAACTTGGCAATCTTCCCGACTGGGATGAGGATCACCACTAGTATGATTATACCCTAATATAATTGAGGCGGCACTATTTTTTACAGCATCTTTAAAAACTTCACGGGGGTGTACAATTGAAGCATTTAAGCTACCGATAGAAACTGTCTCAACTTTTAAGATATGATTTTTAGTATTTAACTGAATGACTAAAAAATGTTCTTTCTTCAATCCCATGAGTTCTTTTTCCAGAACCTGTGCAGCTTTTTTGACGAAGTAATAATTGGTGTTGTTAGTTCTTCAAATAAAAGGCACCTTTTGCCTAATTCTAAAGCAGCTAATAAAGTAATAGCTTTTGCTTTTACTATACCTTTAATTTGGCATAGTTCTTTAACAGATAATTCACTTATTTTATTTTTTGATAACCACTTCTTAAAACAATAGCTATTAATTCCTGGTCCGTTAAGTTTGCTATGCCAACAGCTACACTTCTCTCTCGAGGATGTATACTTATAGGTCGCTCCTTCATTGTAATATTTGACATACAAAAACTTCCTTTACTTACTAATTATTCTCCATAGTAAATTATTCTCCATAGTAAAGGAAGTTTATTTTAGTTTAATTCTATTTTTACATTATTATTTAGTTTGCAATTCTTTTTAAAGCCTCTGTTAATTCTTCATCTGTTGGATAGCCACCTTCTTTAATTACAAAATCATTTAAAAGTACTAAAGGCAATACAGAATGACCTTTTTCTTTTACTAAGTTGCTTGCTGTTTTATTAATAACAAAAGCTCTAGGATCATCTTTAATATTATAGCGCTCAATTGCTATATCCTCATTTTGTGCCATTTCATTAATAAAAATTAAAATTCTAAAAAGGGCTTCATCTCCCAAAGACATGCCTTCTGATAAAGCATCCTTAGCAGGTTCATACAAAACTAATTTTTTCATATTATCCATCCTCCTCTTCATTACACTTCAATTGATAAACGCTGAAATAATTCATTGACTATATAAGGTGATAATCCCATAATGCCATAGAAATCCCCTTCAATTTGCTTTATAAAAGCACTGGCTGGTCCTTAAATACCATAAGATCCTGCTTTATCTAAAGGCTCACCTGTAGCAACATATTTAAAGATTTCTTGATCACTTAACTCTTTAAAATATACATTGGATGTTGACAGACCCTTAACAACTTTTCCTTCATAAAAAAGCACAATGTCCCGTATAAACTCGATGACACTGCCCGGATAACGATTTAAGCATAGCTATGGCATCACTTTCATTTTTAGGTTTTCCTAAAATATTTCTTTTTAAAGAAACAATAGTATCACCACTGATAACAAGAGACTCCTTATAAGCTTCTGCTACAGCTTCTCCTTTTTGAAAGGCTAAATCCAATACCAAATCTCCTGGAGACTTAGTAATATCTACTGATTCTTCAATTCCTGAAATAATTATTTCCGGTTTTATTGCTAAAGCATTTTCTAGTATTTCTTTTCGTCTCGGAGAAGCTGATGCTAAAATTATATTAATCATCTATAACCCCTTAACCAACATATTATAAGATAATATCTCAAGATATATTGAAAAGTCTACATTTCTAACTTCAACGTCTTGAGTTGCATTTAAAACAATAGGTGCAAAGTTTAAAATAGCTTTAATACCGCTTTCTACAACAATATCTCCAACTTTCTGAGCCCTATCATCCGGTACTACACTATAACTGCAATATCTATTTTTCTCGCTTAGTTATAGTCTTGAAATTACTAATATCTTCAACAATTAACCCACCAATTTCAGTACCAATTTTACTTTTATCAGCATCGAATATAGCTGATGTATAAAAGCCTCTGTCACCAAAACCAGAATAAGCCAACAATGCTCCACCTAAATGTCCGGCTCCAATAATTGCCAATTGCCAATTTCTATGAAGGCCAATAATATCAGAAATTACTTCATAGAGTTTATCTACATCATAGCCAACTCCTCTAACACCAAATTCTCCAAAATAGGCAAAATCCTTTCTAACTTGAGCAGATGTTGAACCTGTAATCTCAGCAATTTCTCTTGATGAAGTAATTTTTTTCCAGTCTCTTTTAAATGAAGTAAATATCTAGAATAAGTTGTTAAGCGCATAATGGTTACTTCAGGAATTTTAGCGGTTTTCACTTTAGTAAACCTCCTTTAAAGTAATGTCTTGCTTCCTTAATCATATAGATAGAGCCTGTAATGCAGACAATATCATTTTCATTGGCTTTAGATAAACCTATAGCTACAGCCTCTTCAATATTGGGTTCTAAAATAACATCAGAAACATATTCTTTAGCTAAAGTTGCAATAATTTCGTAGTCTCCTGCTCTAGGGCTATTAGGCTTTGTAACTACGATAGCATCAGCTACTGGTCCTAGATACTGCATCATTTCCTGACGCTGTTTATCACCTAAAATGCCTAGCACGAATACAAACTTTCGAAAAGGATAAATTGACTTTAAAGCTAATCCTAAATGTTTGGCTCCATCTACATTATGGGCAGCATCTAAGAGTATTCTTTTCCCTTTGTACTCGATTAACTCTAAGCGCCCTGGCCAGAGAACATGCTCCATACTTCCTCTCATTTTCTCTTCATCAATAATAAGGCCATTTTCTTTCAAACACCAAATTGTTTCCAACGCCAAAGCACCATTTCTCACTTGATGATGACCTACTAAAGAAAATAAGATTCTTTTCTCCCAATCCTTATTTTGAAAAATAAAGTAAGACCCTCTTTTAGAAAATGATTTAGGCAATGCAGAAAATTCATAGCCAATGCGATAAACTTTCGAACCACATGACTTTGCCTTTTCTTCAATGACTTTCAAAACATCAGAATCAAGGCTCCCTGTCACAACAGGAACACCATTCTTAATAATGCCTGCTTTAACTTTAGCTATTTCCTCCTCAGTATTGCCCAAGTATTCCTTGTGATCCATAGTTACATTTGTAATAACAGAAATTAAAGGTGTAATTACATTCGTAGAATCAATGGCTCCACCTAATCCAACTTCCACAACTGCTATATCAATATTTTTCTCACTAAAATAAAGAAATGCCAAGGCTGTTGATACTTCAAAATTAGTAGGATGCTCATCTCCAGCTGCTACCATCTGGCTAATAGCCTCTTTTATTTTTCTAATTTGCTTAACAAGAGAAGCTTTCTCAGTCCAATTACCATTAAATTGAATTCGCTCTCTAAAATCGAACATATCAGGGGATATAAATTGACCAACTTTATAACCTTGATCTTTTAAAATTTTCGCCAGTGTAACTGTTACAGACCCTTTTCCATTTGTTCCTCCGACATGAATAGACTGATAGTCATTTTGAGGACTCCCTAAAATGGATAATAGTTTTTCAATACGTTGAAGACCTGGCTGCCAGCCAAATGTTTCAAGGCTCTCTAAATAAGCAATTGCCTCATCATATTCATCTATTTTATTATCTTTCATTTTATAAATCTTCCCATCTCTCTTTCACAGCATTATATTGTTCCCTATAACCTGCTAGCTTCTCTTTTTCACCTTCAATTACTTTTGCTGGCGCTTTTTTTACAAAGCCCTCATTATTTAATTTTTTTTCAATGCGCTGAACTTCTTTTTCTAAATGAGCTAACTCTTTTTCCAAACGTTTTCTTTCAGCAGACATATCAATTAAATGTTCTAATGGTAAATAGACTTCAAATTTTTTAGTTATACCAGTAGCTGCCTTAGCTGGTTTATCATCCCCTTCAAAACCAATCGTAACTGCTTCACTATTAGCCATCGTTTCTAAATAAGGGATAGCCAACTTTGCCAGTTCTTCATTTTCATTTTTTACAAACAAGTATATAGATGCTTTCTTGCCTAAAGGCACATTTATTTCAGCTCGAATATTTCTTACTAAACGAATAGTTTCCATAATACTCTCCATCTGATTTTTCTCAGTTATAAAGCACTCTTCTTCATTAACAGTTGGCCATGAATCCAACATAATTGTTTCTCCTTTATGAGGCAAGTGTTGCCAAATTTCTTCAGTAATAAATGGCATAAATGGATGCAATAGCTTCATTGAACCAATTAATACTTTATTGAGAATCCACTTAACTACAATCTTTTCCTCTGCCGTGCCATTATATAAACGATTCTTAGCAATTTCAATGTACCAGTCACAAAAAGAGTTCCAAATGAAATCATAAATTGTATCAGCACCTTCACCTAATTCGTATTCATCAAAATTATGGGTTACTTTTTTTATGGTTTCATTGTATTCATTTAAAATCCACTTATCAGCTAATGTGAATAATGATTTATTAGGCATTTCACCATTGCAACCTTCTAAATTCATCATTAAGAAACGTGACGCATTCCAGATCTTATTACAGAAATTGCGTACCCCTTCTAAACGGTCTTTTTGGAAACTAATATCGTTTCCAGGTGTATTACCTGTCACTAGCAT contains:
- a CDS encoding arsenic metallochaperone ArsD family protein, coding for MKKLVLYEPAKDALSEGMSLGDEALFRILIFINEMAQNEDIAIERYNIKDDPRAFVINKTASNLVKEKGHSVLPLVLLNDFVIKEGGYPTDEELTEALKRIAN
- a CDS encoding bifunctional folylpolyglutamate synthase/dihydrofolate synthase; amino-acid sequence: MKDNKIDEYDEAIAYLESLETFGWQPGLQRIEKLLSILGSPQNDYQSIHVGGTNGKGSVTVTLAKILKDQGYKVGQFISPDMFDFRERIQFNGNWTEKASLVKQIRKIKEAISQMVAAGDEHPTNFEVSTALAFLYFSEKNIDIAVVEVGLGGAIDSTNVITPLISVITNVTMDHKEYLGNTEEEIAKVKAGIIKNGVPVVTGSLDSDVLKVIEEKAKSCGSKVYRIGYEFSALPKSFSKRGSYFIFQNKDWEKRILFSLVGHHQVRNGALALETIWCLKENGLIIDEEKMRGSMEHVLWPGRLELIEYKGKRILLDAAHNVDGAKHLGLALKSIYPFRKFVFVLGILGDKQRQEMMQYLGPVADAIVVTKPNSPRAGDYEIIATLAKEYVSDVILEPNIEEAVAIGLSKANENDIVCITGSIYMIKEARHYFKGGLLK
- a CDS encoding Maf family protein → MINIILASASPRRKEILENALAIKPEIIISGIEESVDITKSPGDLVLDLAFQKGEAVAEAYKESLVISGDTIVSLKRNILGKPKNESDAIAMLKSLSGQCHRVYTGHCAFL
- a CDS encoding redox-sensing transcriptional repressor Rex, yielding MAEITGSTSAQVRKDFAYFGEFGVRGVGYDVDKLYEVISDIIGLHRNWQLAIIGAGHLGGALLAYSGFGDRGFYTSAIFDADKSKIGTEIGGLIVEDISNFKTITKREK
- a CDS encoding Maf family protein; protein product: MLFYEGKVVKGLSTSNVYFKELSDQEIFKYVATGEPLDKAGSYGI
- a CDS encoding JAB domain-containing protein, with protein sequence MGLKKEHFLVIQLNTKNHILKVETVSIGSLNASIVHPREVFKDAVKNSAASIILGYNHTSGDPHPSREDCQVTERIVKGGILLGIDVIDHVIIGKGNYFSFKEEGMI
- a CDS encoding winged-helix domain-containing protein — translated: MKTAKIPEVTIMRLTTYSRYLLHLKETGKKLLHQEKLLRLQVQHLLKLERILPILENLVLEELAMM
- a CDS encoding UPF0758 domain-containing protein, with the translated sequence MSNITMKERPISIHPRERSVAVGIANLTDQELIAIVLRSGYQKIK